Proteins encoded within one genomic window of Brachybacterium muris:
- a CDS encoding TIM-barrel domain-containing protein: protein MTTPASENSTENPLLQGDHYRITPITPRLVRLEWSPSGTFEDRPSVFATNRELRDESARVSETATGVRVETDHYVLDYDRGEFSANGLSLAVLGGVSNYHSIWRYQQDLSLPAHRTAQREGRITRPLDGNLGGATRTLDEADGAVDLDPGVNSTYGYADIDDSDSMVFGPDGELQARGAEPGSVDLYVFAAGRDHVAAVRDLFALSGPQPLLPRWALGNWWSRYHRYTEESYLELMDRFEDEGVPLSVAVIDMDWHLTDVDPAYGSGWTGYTWDPELFPDPARFQQALHDRGLRVTLNDHPADGVRAFEELYEKVAEAMGRTADGAAVEFDPTDPGFLRAYLEVLHRGLEELGTDFWWLDWQSGPYSKVPGMDPLWVLNHVQYEDTRKQNGDGLLLSRYAGPGSHRYPVGFSGDAVISWKSLAFQPRMTAAAANIGYGWWSHDIGGHMGGYWDEELATRWVQFGVFSPILRLHSSSSRFTGKEPWMFPEPAHAVMVEQLRLRHRLVPYLHAMNRRAYHEGRSLVEPTYFEDTSLEAYMYCDQYLFGSELLVAPIVRPVDRTTRLAVAEAWLPAGRWTDVTTGISYRGGRLASLHRDLSSIPVLLRAGGFLPLIAEGESLDIRETTPALEVLVAGGGDGTFMLAEETEPGTWAETVFSLDIEAGRLTIEPATGDGFPARTIWELTLLGFGPEAAGDLTVRGAEIQSVTTADGRVRVRLVGAGTEPVVLEGAGLGTTGPGDVLGQVEKVLRGAAIGYFTKDLLFAQLERDGAAALSSLAAYGTVPVFTPEDVEHGHPTPELVAALTELLLADR, encoded by the coding sequence GTGACAACCCCCGCCTCTGAGAACTCCACCGAGAACCCCCTGCTGCAGGGCGACCACTACCGGATTACCCCGATCACCCCGCGCCTGGTGCGCCTGGAATGGTCGCCCTCGGGCACCTTCGAGGACCGCCCCTCCGTGTTCGCCACCAACCGCGAGCTGCGGGACGAGTCCGCGCGCGTGAGCGAGACCGCCACCGGGGTGCGCGTGGAGACCGACCACTACGTCCTGGACTACGACCGCGGTGAGTTCTCCGCCAACGGCCTGTCTCTCGCCGTGCTGGGCGGCGTCTCCAACTACCACTCGATCTGGCGGTACCAGCAGGATCTGTCCCTGCCGGCCCACCGCACCGCCCAGCGCGAGGGCCGCATCACCCGGCCCCTGGACGGCAACCTGGGCGGCGCCACCCGCACCCTGGACGAGGCCGACGGCGCCGTGGACCTCGATCCCGGGGTGAACAGCACCTACGGCTATGCGGACATCGACGACTCGGACTCGATGGTGTTCGGGCCCGACGGCGAGCTGCAGGCGCGGGGTGCCGAGCCGGGTTCCGTGGACCTGTACGTGTTCGCCGCCGGTCGCGACCACGTGGCCGCGGTGAGGGACCTGTTCGCGCTCTCGGGCCCGCAGCCGCTGCTCCCGCGCTGGGCGCTGGGCAACTGGTGGTCCCGCTACCACCGCTACACCGAGGAGTCCTACCTCGAGCTGATGGACCGCTTCGAGGACGAGGGCGTTCCGCTGTCCGTCGCCGTGATCGACATGGACTGGCACCTGACCGACGTCGACCCCGCGTACGGCTCCGGCTGGACCGGGTACACCTGGGACCCGGAGCTGTTCCCTGACCCCGCGCGCTTCCAGCAGGCCCTGCACGATCGGGGCCTCCGGGTCACCCTCAACGACCATCCCGCTGACGGGGTGCGCGCCTTCGAGGAGCTGTACGAGAAGGTCGCCGAGGCCATGGGGCGCACGGCCGACGGCGCGGCCGTGGAGTTCGACCCCACCGACCCCGGGTTCCTCCGCGCTTACCTCGAGGTGCTGCACCGCGGCCTGGAGGAGCTGGGCACCGACTTCTGGTGGCTGGACTGGCAGTCGGGCCCCTACTCGAAGGTCCCCGGCATGGATCCGCTGTGGGTGCTCAACCACGTCCAGTACGAGGACACCCGCAAGCAGAACGGCGACGGGCTGCTGCTGTCGCGCTACGCGGGACCGGGCAGCCACCGCTACCCCGTCGGCTTCTCCGGCGATGCCGTGATCAGCTGGAAGTCGCTCGCCTTCCAGCCGCGGATGACGGCGGCCGCGGCGAACATCGGCTACGGCTGGTGGAGCCATGACATCGGCGGCCACATGGGCGGGTACTGGGACGAGGAGCTGGCCACCCGCTGGGTGCAGTTCGGCGTGTTCTCCCCGATCCTGCGCCTGCACTCCTCCAGCTCCCGGTTCACCGGCAAGGAGCCGTGGATGTTCCCCGAGCCCGCGCACGCGGTGATGGTGGAGCAGCTGCGACTGCGCCACCGCCTGGTGCCCTACCTCCACGCCATGAACCGCCGCGCCTATCACGAGGGCCGGTCCCTGGTGGAGCCCACCTACTTCGAGGACACGTCCCTCGAGGCGTACATGTATTGCGACCAGTACCTCTTCGGCTCGGAGCTGCTGGTGGCGCCGATCGTGCGTCCCGTGGACCGCACCACCCGGCTCGCCGTGGCCGAGGCGTGGCTGCCCGCGGGCCGCTGGACCGATGTCACCACCGGCATCTCCTATCGCGGGGGCCGACTGGCGAGCCTGCACCGCGACCTGTCCTCGATCCCGGTGCTGCTGCGCGCCGGCGGGTTCCTGCCATTGATCGCCGAGGGGGAGTCCCTGGACATCCGCGAGACCACCCCGGCGCTCGAGGTCCTCGTCGCAGGCGGTGGCGACGGCACGTTCATGCTGGCCGAGGAGACCGAGCCCGGGACCTGGGCCGAGACCGTGTTCTCGCTGGACATCGAGGCCGGGCGCCTCACCATCGAGCCCGCGACCGGCGACGGATTCCCGGCCCGCACCATCTGGGAGCTGACGCTCCTGGGCTTCGGCCCGGAGGCGGCCGGCGACCTCACCGTACGCGGTGCCGAGATCCAGAGCGTGACCACCGCGGACGGTCGGGTGAGGGTGCGCCTGGTCGGTGCCGGCACCGAGCCGGTGGTGCTGGAGGGCGCAGGGCTCGGCACCACCGGGCCCGGAGACGTGCTGGGTCAGGTGGAGAAGGTGCTGCGTGGCGCGGCCATCGGCTACTTCACCAAGGACCTGCTGTTCGCCCAGCTCGAGCGTGACGGCGCCGCCGCCCTCAGCTCACTCGCCGCGTACGGCACGGTGCCCGTCTTCACGCCGGAGGATGTCGAGCACGGCCACCCCACCCCGGAGCTGGTCGCCGCCCTCACGGAGCTGCTGCTCGCTGATCGGTGA
- a CDS encoding NYN domain-containing protein: MTDRTTYLLVDGENIDATLGVSVLGRRPQPEERPRWGKLLTHAQDAWGNPVSGLFFLAVDDSLPVGFVQALTAIGYRPVPLRGEGKVVDIAIQRTAEALQDRAADVMLVSHDADFVPQMTALAGTEGRRTALVGFHEFFSGELRGIPGIEMFDLEYDVEAFTSPLPRIRIIDIDEFDPYEFI, encoded by the coding sequence ATGACCGACCGCACCACGTACCTCCTGGTCGACGGGGAGAACATCGACGCCACCCTGGGGGTGTCGGTCCTGGGCCGCCGGCCCCAGCCGGAGGAGCGGCCCCGCTGGGGCAAGCTGCTGACCCATGCACAGGACGCCTGGGGCAATCCGGTCTCGGGCCTGTTCTTCCTGGCCGTGGACGACAGCCTGCCGGTGGGGTTCGTGCAGGCCCTCACCGCGATCGGGTACCGCCCGGTGCCGCTGCGCGGCGAGGGCAAGGTGGTGGACATCGCCATCCAGCGCACCGCCGAGGCCCTGCAGGACCGTGCGGCCGACGTGATGCTGGTCAGCCATGACGCGGACTTCGTGCCGCAGATGACGGCGCTGGCTGGCACCGAGGGGCGTCGCACCGCCCTGGTGGGCTTCCACGAGTTCTTCTCCGGTGAGCTGCGCGGCATCCCCGGCATCGAGATGTTCGACCTCGAGTACGACGTCGAGGCGTTCACCAGCCCGCTGCCGCGGATCCGGATCATCGACATCGACGAGTTCGATCCCTACGAGTTCATCTGA